The region AAGGTGTCTCCTTAACCTAACagaatctttctttttttttgcagaataagaaaagtgttgttgcgTTTAAGATTGCACCTATTGAAGACATGAACGAATTTGTTTCTCACATGTTGGAAGTTGTTCAGGCTCACATGAGTCTTAATGTCCAGACTCCTGTAAGTTCATCATTGGCGTATTACTTTCTGTTCTTTTGTTACAAAATTGACTTGGTCTGTGCATTATTgaaaataacatttatttctaTCCCAAGTGAAACTAGTAAAATAGATCTAACAAGAATTTAACATACCCGGGTTAATCATTCTTTAGTGGTTACTGGTGTTTAATTTCTCTGTTTTAAGTCTGATTCCCTACATAGGTGTTAATGACTTAATTTGCCAAAAATGACTGCttattagagttgagcaaactttgagtacgctcaggtttgtccgaacctgGGCATGGGGCATTTGAttagtactttaaaaaaaaattatttatttttattttatttgcatagcGCACACAGgtgaagcgctgcagaatctatctgtatgtttttgggtgtgggaggaaaccggagtacctggaggaaacccacgcaaacatggagagaacatacaaactctttgcagatgttgcccttggtggggatttgaacccaggactccagcgctgcaagtgctaaccactgagccagtgCTACAGTGCTTATCTATTTATGGGATTTAAATTTGTTTTAATGTGAAGTTTTGAGGGTatactgtatacctgttgtatacAATGAGTTGTCAATAAGTTTACTGAAGTCTTCTGATGAATTCATCCCTATTATCTACACCATTTTTAATGTAGTCTGGAGGTGGAGGAAATTCTACAGTACTCAGTACACCTGGACGAATGGGAAATACTGGAGGAAGCTTCACAGGTGGAAATGATATGCAGACAAATGGGCTAACACCACATCAAAGTCAGGTAATAAAAACTAAACAAATGTTTTCCAGAAGCTGGTAAAAGGTGTAGCCACAGTCTGAGGCCCCCTTTCACACGACTGTCAGTTTTTACTTCTCCTGTATGGCTGAGAGCTGTGTGGAGGGTGATCGGAATGAGGAGCAGGCTGTAGACCCCGGTACTTGTTGCGCAGGGGTTCCTCTCTGCCCAGCTCTGCTGCTTCTCTGGGGGCTCTCGCCATGGTGTCCCCTGCAGGTACATTGCTAGGGAGGTAAGAGGCTGAGGCCATGCTGGCAATGTGTGCAAATAGTATGTGGTGAAAATGCAAAAACTTTTATAATCTTGTCAAAGAGAAATGCAGCTTTTTCCTCTTATCTGGCTTCTTTTCTCCCCGCTGTAaacttccttaaaaaaaaaataaataaataaactgttcCATCTTGTGTTTGCAAGACGTCCTAGCAGCTCTGACTAATCACGTTACATTCTGTCCATACAAATCTATGGCATGGAACTTGCTTGAGTCCATGCCAAAAATAAATGTCAGGTCATCAAGGGGTTTAATTCATGCAAGAAAACGATTTGTTCTTTTCCCCCAATAGATCTTGAACCTAATTAAAAGCTGCAAAGGTAATGAAGGCATGGGCTTTGATGAACTGAAGGCAAGACTTCACGGAATGAATGTTAATGCTATTAAGTAAGTAAGATAACCTGATGACAACGCTAGGTGAAACACAGGGCCGCACAAATCAGCATTGGATTATTTAACAGATATGCCAACAAAcaaggatttatttatttattttttttgtggctttttttgttttgttttgctgatTCTTTGGCATGCTGATTGTCAAGAGATTATTGGACTGTCTACACAGGGTGCTATCAGCCTTTTTATAAACATCCAAATGTGGCCCCTCTGTGGCACTGGTCTGTCCGCCCACCAGCCCCTTCTGATGCAACTACATACGCATATTTATATTTGCATAATGTAGTGACGTCCCCTTCTGGCCGAAGATCTTACTAATGTAGGTATTTGGATTTTTATAAATTTATACAAAAAAGTTAAAAGCCCCTGAGAAGGTACTGGACCCTGAAGTGTGTCTTGTCTCTGAGGCAACAGTGCTGGGTCTTCTATTTGCTGCCTAAGCAAGCTGAACCAACCTCTTTTGGGCCAAAATGGATCGACAGTGATTACCTGTGCCGCCTCCAGCAGAATCCTCTGAAGAATTTCTGAAATCTGAGAAGTGTGATGAAAAACACAAAGTAGCCTGAAATTCCGTTTTTGAGCTAAAGCATCCACTGCTTCAGGACTGATTTAGACTAAGGGATCTCTTCACTTTGCTGTTAAGGTAAAGGGAGCTATTTCCGAAACTCCCCATTTCCGACCCAGTGTAGAAAACATATAATGATTCAGAGACCTTTAACCTAGAATTCAGATGGCTTCTGCTGGGGAAAGTCTGATTCCACCAAGTTCACTCTGGGTGCGTtcatacatacaggatctgcagcagatttgaagttacaGATTTGATTTGAATCTAatatgggccatcaaatctgctgcagatcctgtatgtgtgaacgcaccctctaGAAGTATTGCTGTGAGAGCAAGTGGATTTTCAGCCACGTAGGATCTATCCTCCAGGCATTGCAGATTGTGCCGGCGCTGCCTTGATTTCTCAGAAATGCTACTGTTGCATTTTCTCAGCAGAtctttaagggtactattacaccaagcaattttccaacgataaacgatctaaacgaccgctaaggcaaacgacccgaaattgttcgcccaagtacacgaaacgatcgttatttatgatcatttttgcggtcgtttagtcgtcgctattgcgtacgtttcagctgtgaattcttattccaccgagcgatgagagaacgatcaaacgataaaaataggtccggatcctattaaacgatcaacgatttctcgttggtcgtttaatcgttgcctattacacaaaatgattatcgttcaaatccgaacgatttaacgatttttttgaacgataatcattccgtgtaataccacccttagtctgtCTTTATTTAGAAGACCTTGAAGCTTTCCAAACGGCTTTGAGCTCCTTGAAGCTTGATGGTTTTAAAAGCTCTTCTaaaacctgcatggttttgttacATGAACCCTTTAGATTGGCCACAAAGTGATTTTAGGGTCTTACTGGTGCGTAGCCGTTTCAAAGACATGACAGTATTataagtgaccatgtttttttttttattatttcagaaATGCTTTGGATTTTCTCAGCAACGAAGGTCACATTTATTCAACAGTGGATGATGACCATTTTAAATCAACAGATGGTGATTAACAATATTTGGTTACAGATGGAAGGAATAAAGAATTTCTCCGGTCAGACTGCAGTATTGCTGACTTTTAGAAGCTGTCTATTCTGATGCATCCAATTTGTTAAGACTTTagtttttggggattttttttttccaaacagtgGCAGATCACAAAGAGGAAAACTTGGCCTACGGATGAAAAAAATTGCTTAAAGAAACCCTTCTACTCCAGCCAACTAAAGGGGCTTTACTGAAAATGTTTGTAAATAGTTTGTTTCaatgaaaataaagaataaaaatctTCAAAACTGTACAGATATTGTACCTTTGCCTTGTGCCTCAATGAAACTGTAGTTTTGTATGGGTGTTAGAGGTTTTCTAGGGAGAAATAGCATAACTTATCAGTCACTGGTTGCTGACATTCGGCGCCTGCACAACACAGTGAACGGAGTTTCTTTGCTCACTGtgtggtgacctgtaactgcagttcAGCTCCTATTAACTTGAATGTGATCTGAGCTGGTCAGTGAATGTGgtccactacacagtgaacagagacaaactgcattcactgtgtagtgcagtcGCTGAGTGTCAGTGATGCCTGTACAGCCCTTGCCTTTTACATtgcaaataataaagttcatacttgCTCATGCTTTCCAGTTGACCTGTAGCCTCTCTTCTATGATCTCTGCTCCCCACAGCCGTCGCTGGCTCTTCTGGCCCGCTCAGCCATGTACTGACCAAGTCCGGggcccggtgattggctgagcgccctgtCACTGAACAGACCAGGCCAAAAGTGGCTGCAGTGAGCCAAGAACGTGATGAAAAGGCTACAGGACACCAAAGCTAAAATTTTGAACCTGGGCCCACGAGCCTTTTAGCTATGCCCTTGGTGATATTATATCCTGAAATTAGAACATGCATGTAATGGTGACTTCCTCATATTAAATTGTCGCAAAatccaacaccagtggtgggtataccccaactaCAAAATGTCCACATCTCAACTTGTCATGTGTCCTTGAGCATCACAACTTGTTCACAAGTCACCTTTTGTCTGCTGGGGCAAAGCGTCCCACTCTTCTTAACACCTTCAtcaccgagcccattgatgcatggatgtccgcgtcaaattaatgcaatcttcctctctgccttctaagagccatagcccttttatttttccacctacagggctggttgaggtgttatttttttgagccatgatctctagtttttatgaatatattggtgtaagagaagtcttgatcgctttttataggtttttttttatataattttaaaacAGCAATTttggttggtgttttttttttttttgtttgtttttattttccccGTGTTTATgatgttcactgtgcgggaataaTGTaatgttttaatagatcggacaactcTGTACGCTACAATATATGCTACAATATATGCTATCTATTTTTTAATTTATCTTTATAATgtgcaaggaggtatattaaacttttatgggtGTTATAGTTTTTATAGTTAtaattaaggttttttttaatacttttaaaaaaactttttattacactttttttttttttaacagtataatgtgcaatcattagattgcatgtactgatctatgctatgccatagcatcgCGTAGATcggtgttatctgcgatcattgcctagagcctgcctgagagcagactcttatGCATAGATCGCCCATCCGACACAACGGTGGTAAGTGGTAACACCGCCCGTCGGTATAACCGATCAGGTCCCGCTATAGATTGAggcggttaaggggttaatgacaggcagctgcggtattgcagctgcctgtcattatgccggGCTGCCGGGACACTCTgcaggactgctctcactgcagcggtcctgcacacatcaaacccctcagtcaggaacatatatgaacattcctactgcacggggtattacagtaggaacgtatatatacgtattgtgaAGGTATATAACGTATTGTTAAAGGTTCTGGGGTACTGAGTTACTGGCCTCTACACAGCAATTCAGCTAATCCCATAGATTTTattat is a window of Dendropsophus ebraccatus isolate aDenEbr1 chromosome 5, aDenEbr1.pat, whole genome shotgun sequence DNA encoding:
- the RPA2 gene encoding replication protein A 32 kDa subunit produces the protein MWNNHGGFDGGYGGSGMGGGGGYMQSPGGFGSPAATQGEKKSRSRAQQIVPCTVSQLLSASQSDELFRIGEVELSQVTIVGIVRHAEKAPTNILYKVDDMTAAPMDIRQWVDTDEASQENVVVPPGSYVKVSGHLRSFQNKKSVVAFKIAPIEDMNEFVSHMLEVVQAHMSLNVQTPSGGGGNSTVLSTPGRMGNTGGSFTGGNDMQTNGLTPHQSQILNLIKSCKGNEGMGFDELKARLHGMNVNAIKNALDFLSNEGHIYSTVDDDHFKSTDGD